Proteins from a single region of Azotosporobacter soli:
- a CDS encoding N-acetyltransferase yields the protein MQYRKARFSDVEQIHKLVNDYAAEGLMLARSRNVLYESLREFILAEDEGHIVGVGALHLIWDALAEVRTMAVAPEYKEKGVGRKIVETLIEEGRELGVTEIFALTYQPGFFAKLGFYEVQKEELPHKVWKECINCPKFPNCDETAVTIKI from the coding sequence ATGCAATATAGGAAAGCTCGTTTTAGTGATGTGGAACAAATCCATAAACTGGTTAATGACTATGCTGCGGAGGGACTTATGTTGGCCCGGTCGCGCAATGTGCTTTATGAATCATTACGCGAATTTATCCTGGCGGAAGATGAAGGGCATATTGTCGGAGTGGGAGCGTTGCACCTAATCTGGGATGCCTTGGCTGAAGTGAGGACGATGGCGGTAGCGCCGGAATATAAGGAAAAAGGCGTTGGCCGAAAAATAGTGGAAACCCTGATTGAAGAAGGGCGCGAGCTTGGCGTGACGGAAATTTTTGCTTTGACGTATCAGCCAGGTTTTTTTGCAAAACTAGGTTTTTACGAAGTGCAAAAAGAAGAGTTGCCGCATAAAGTCTGGAAAGAATGCATAAATTGCCCTAAATTTCCGAATTGCGACGAAACCGCGGTTACAATTAAGATTTAG
- the nth gene encoding endonuclease III, with product MRLTKATKQMMLQLLEERYEGMETALHYNTPFELLIAVILSAQCTDVRVNVITERMFPRYNTPEAILTLGVEGLEEQIRDCGLFRSKAKNIMLTCQILVDDFASQVPGDMNALLRLPGVGRKTANVILSHLFNVPAIAVDTHVFRVANRLRLAVGDTPREVEDQLMQAIPREKWSEAHHWLIWHGRKICKARRPLCTVCPLMESCPSKVVE from the coding sequence ATGCGGTTAACTAAAGCGACAAAACAAATGATGTTACAATTATTAGAAGAGCGTTATGAAGGGATGGAGACGGCCCTGCATTACAACACGCCCTTTGAACTGTTGATTGCGGTAATCTTGTCTGCGCAGTGTACCGATGTGCGGGTCAATGTGATAACAGAGCGAATGTTTCCTCGATATAATACGCCAGAAGCAATATTGACACTTGGTGTAGAAGGGCTTGAAGAGCAAATCCGTGATTGCGGCCTTTTTCGCAGCAAAGCGAAGAATATCATGTTGACTTGTCAAATACTTGTTGATGATTTTGCTAGCCAAGTGCCGGGTGATATGAACGCGTTACTTAGATTACCAGGTGTCGGACGGAAAACGGCTAATGTGATTTTGAGTCACTTGTTTAATGTCCCGGCTATTGCTGTTGATACGCATGTATTTCGTGTGGCGAATCGATTGAGATTGGCAGTTGGCGATACGCCGCGTGAAGTGGAAGATCAATTAATGCAGGCGATTCCAAGAGAGAAATGGAGCGAAGCGCATCATTGGCTGATTTGGCATGGGCGAAAGATATGCAAGGCGCGCAGACCATTATGCACAGTTTGTCCATTAATGGAAAGTTGTCCTAGTAAAGTTGTTGAATAA